TTCCCGGGCGGAGAGCCCCGAGGGCACGAGGACCTTGATCTGCACGTACTGGTCGCCGGCGGCGCCGCCTCTGAGACGCGGCATCCCGTAGCCGGGAAGCCTGAACGTTCGCCCGCTCGAGGTCTCCGGCGGGATCTTCATCGAGACCTTGCCTCTGAGCGTCGGCACCTCCGCCTCGGCACCGAGCGCCGCCTCCGCGACGGTCACGGGGAGGTCCACGTAGAGATCGTCCCCTTTCCGCTCGAAGAACGCGTGGGAGCGGACCGTGACCGTCAGGTAGAGATCGCCCCGGTCGCCGCCCGCGCCTGACGGGACGCCGCCGCCGGCCACCCGCACCCGCGACCCGGTATCCACGCCCGCCGGGATCTTCACCTCGAGGCGTCGCCCGTCGACGTCCACCGTCCGCGCGCTGCCGCGGAACGCCTCTTCCAGGCTCACCTCGACAGCAGCCTCAACGTCCTGCCCGCGCGCCCGCCGGGACCCGCGGCCGCCTCCGATCTCCTCGCTGAGGTCGGCGAAGGGATCGCGCCCGCGCACTCCCAGATCACCGAAGATCGTCCTGAAGAAGTCGGAGAAGTTCCCGAGGTCTCCGAGGTCCCCACCGCGCCCGCCGAAGTGGACGCGAAACCCCTCGAACGGGCCCGCCCCAGCCTGGGCGAAGCGTTGCCAGTCAGGGCCCAGGCTGTCGTAGCGCTTGCGCTTCTCGGGGTCGGAGAGAACCTCGTAGGCCTCGTTGATCTCCTTGAAGCGCTCCGCCGCGCCCTTGGCCTTGCTCACGTCGGGGTGGTGCTTCCGGGCGAGGCGGCGGTAGGCGTGCTTGATGGTCTTGTCGTCGGCGTTGCGGTCAACGCCCAGAATTTTGTAATAGTCCTTGTACTCCATGGCCATAGAGCGATGGGCGGCGCCCGGAGCTAAGCGGCCCGAATGCGCCGCCCTGCTTGAATTGTAACAGACCGACGGGGCTCAAGGCTTGCAGACGACGGATGACGCCGATGGAGGCGCCCGGCGCGCGCTGATGCCTGCCTACAAAAAGGCAAAGCCTTCTTCCCCCCATCCCTGGCTTCGAGAGAACGATTCGCTCTTCCAGAAGACCGCCACTCCCAGAGACCCTGACCACCTGTATAACTTCAGAACGGTCCGTTTGAGATGGGCGAGGCTCGTCCATCCCTGGAGTGATTGGCGAGATGATCTGGGCGCCTCTACCTAGTACTACCTAAAGGCCGAAGAGCTGGGCTCTCCGCACCACCGAAAGGGGGTCAGCGACCGGCTTACCGAGGTCTTCGCATTGATGGGGCTCAGCCCCGAGGAGGCGGCGCGGGAGGCAGCCCGGCGCATCCCTCAGTCGCCGAGCCCCTAACGTGCCTCATCTCCGCTCTTTCAGGCGTAAGGCGGCCTCCAGCTTGCTTCGGGCGGCTCCGAAGCCGTGGTTGATCCTGAGCGCCTGCCGGTAGTGCTCGATCGCGTCGTCCAACCGGCCTTGCGCGAGGAGCGCATTGCCCGCGTTCAGATGGGCCGGCGCAAACTCCGGTCTCAGCCTGATGGCGTGCCGGTAGTGCTGAAGTGCTTCGTCGAGCTTCCCCTGTTGAGCGAGCGCGAGACCTAGGTTGTTGTAGCCTTCGGGAAAGTCAGGGTTAAGCTGGAGGGCCTGCCTGTAGTGGACGATGGCGTCATCGAGCCGGCTCTGAGACGCAAGGGCAACGGCAAGGTTCGAGTGGGCTTCCGCCACACCTGGTTTCAGTTCGAGGGCTTTCCGATAATGCTTGATCGCCTCATCGAGCTTTCCCTGGGTATGGAGCGCAACACCCAGGTTAGTGTGAGCTTCGGCGAAACGCGGCCTGAGCATGATGGCCTGTTGATAATGGCCTATGGCGTCGTCCAGCCACCCCTGGTCGACGAGCGCACCAGCCAGGTTCATGTGGGCGTCAGCATTGCTGGCGTTGATCTGGAGAGCTTTTCGGATGTGTTCGATGGCCTCGACCAGCTTGCCTTTTTTCCTGAGAAGCGCGCCGATATTGGTGTGGGCGATCGAGGAGTTCGGGTCGAGGGAGAGCGCGTGGGTCCAGAGGGTCTCCGGGTCGTGCCACACCTGGACCTGGTTCCACGTCAAAGTGCCAAGACCGGCCAACCCCACCGCGGCGACGACCGCGGCGATGTAAGCCCGGACCCGGAGGAGTTTTCCCCGGGCGCGGACGAGCGCGCACACCCCTGCGCCGACCAGGAGGGCCCACCCGAGACAGGAGAGGTAGGTATAGCGATCCGCGGTCATTTGGGGACCGGACTGAGTGAGCCCGCTTACCGGGGCAAGCGCGATCGCATACCCGACCCAGACAGCGAGGCCTGCGGGCCATCGTTTGCGCATTACGAGCAGGATCCCCGTGATGGCTGCGACCGCGATAGTGCTGCCGAGAAAGCGAGGTTCCAGGACGCTCATTCTCACCGGCAGCTCGTAGAGAGGGGAAAGACCCAGCGGAATCAAGGTCTTCCAAACATAGAACCAGAGGCCGTACAGCGCAATCTGGACACGAGCTGGGAGGGAGTGTTTCTCCAGGGGAGACGCGAGCTCAGTTTGAGCATAAATGGCCATTCCGGCGGCGAACAGGGCTAGGAGGAAGTAGGGAACCTTCTCGAGAAGAACGCCCCGGGCCCGGGACGTGGTCAATTCTCGCGGTTTGT
The window above is part of the Candidatus Rokuibacteriota bacterium genome. Proteins encoded here:
- a CDS encoding tetratricopeptide repeat protein, whose protein sequence is MSRRSGQSTLAGRDHRTRIRLPGVRAVAAVIPLVLALATFSAFLPTLQNGFVDWDDRVTLLENPHYRGFGWKELRWMFTSTLMGHWVPLTWMTFGLDYLAWGMNPLGYHLTSLLLHMANAVVFYYLALRLLGLAMAGGAELALHVGAGIAALFFAIHPLRVESVAWATERRDVVSGLFFLLTLLTYLKAAQAESPARGRWLAGSIGVYGLAAASKAIVMTLPLLLIILDIYPLRRMENKPRELTTSRARGVLLEKVPYFLLALFAAGMAIYAQTELASPLEKHSLPARVQIALYGLWFYVWKTLIPLGLSPLYELPVRMSVLEPRFLGSTIAVAAITGILLVMRKRWPAGLAVWVGYAIALAPVSGLTQSGPQMTADRYTYLSCLGWALLVGAGVCALVRARGKLLRVRAYIAAVVAAVGLAGLGTLTWNQVQVWHDPETLWTHALSLDPNSSIAHTNIGALLRKKGKLVEAIEHIRKALQINASNADAHMNLAGALVDQGWLDDAIGHYQQAIMLRPRFAEAHTNLGVALHTQGKLDEAIKHYRKALELKPGVAEAHSNLAVALASQSRLDDAIVHYRQALQLNPDFPEGYNNLGLALAQQGKLDEALQHYRHAIRLRPEFAPAHLNAGNALLAQGRLDDAIEHYRQALRINHGFGAARSKLEAALRLKERR
- a CDS encoding DnaJ domain-containing protein encodes the protein MEYKDYYKILGVDRNADDKTIKHAYRRLARKHHPDVSKAKGAAERFKEINEAYEVLSDPEKRKRYDSLGPDWQRFAQAGAGPFEGFRVHFGGRGGDLGDLGNFSDFFRTIFGDLGVRGRDPFADLSEEIGGGRGSRRARGQDVEAAVEVSLEEAFRGSARTVDVDGRRLEVKIPAGVDTGSRVRVAGGGVPSGAGGDRGDLYLTVTVRSHAFFERKGDDLYVDLPVTVAEAALGAEAEVPTLRGKVSMKIPPETSSGRTFRLPGYGMPRLRGGAAGDQYVQIKVLVPSGLSARERQLFEELKRLRTENPRAHLA